The DNA sequence AACAGCAAAATCCAGACAGCTCCTCAGATACCACTGCAGCTCCAACAGGTTCCAGGTATTGTCTCTGAAATTTGGGAATCATATTTACTAACaaggcatttaaaaacaaacaaacaccctcttctttttaaaaacgaGAGGATCCGAAGCTGTACAtcttggcacacacctttaatctcagtacttgggaggcacaggcaggtaatctctgtgagtttgaggccagcttgctctatacagttccaagacagacagaattacatagtaagacccttaCTTAGGCAGTGATGGTGGGTGGGGTAGGGGATCTAGTCCTTGTAAAATGGCAAGATGTACTATCAGAAATATGGAGCACAACTCAtccattcattttttgttttgttttgccttttcaagacacggtttctctgtatagccttagctgtcctggaactcactctatagaccagggggggcttgaactcagaaatctgcctgtctctgcccccaaatgctgggattaaaggtatgcaaccactactgcccagccattcacttatttttaaaaaagacctcaCTCTATAGCACTGGGTGGCATCCACCTGGCACTTGAGTGAGATGCTCATGTCATATGCTGGTCTTGAGCTTAATCCTCCTGCTtgggcttcccaagtgctgggttacaaGCACGAAGCACCACATTCAGCTCTTATCTTAACATTGCACAAAGGGACATGGCATACGCCTTCCAAGCATGGAGAAAGACCTTCCTTAGGGAACACAGGTGAGAGGGCAAGGGACTAAGGATGGGTGTGGACATCAATCCCTGAAGGGGTTCAGAGAAATCTTCTCTCCCAGCAACAAGCAGCACTCTGAGGAGCTGGACAGACTTACGGACACATCCCACTGCCTGCTCAGCCAAGTCCTCCTTCAATGCCTCGGATCCTCCTGGTCAGCTGTATGTCTTTGGGGAAAAGTGTGACTCGCCCAGCATGTAAGGAGAGGAGATAGGCATCCTCAAAGAGGTGAACGAGAAATGCTTCTGCTGCCTGGGCAGAACGAGAACATTGACATGGGCGAGGGGCCCAGACTGTCTTTTCTTGGAGACAGACGGACTCAAAGGACTGAAGTAAAGAACAAGGTGAATCCAGGGGCTACCCATCAGACCCGCTCCACACCCTCACGTGCTATACATTCACTGCTCTTTTCAGGAGGCCAGAAACGCCGGCGCTACACCATAAGCAGTCCTGAGGAATTCTGGGATGTACTTCTTCCTTTCCGCCTTCACTCATCCCTGCTTCTTACCTCTTGGAGGGCCAACAAAGCCTGAGCTTGCCAATATAAATCCACACCACGACTGAATTTCCCACATATTTCTCTTACCTGTGGAGGAGTGGGATGGGGATGAGTAGAGGGCCACAGAACAGTGATTGAAGACTGGATGGACTTTCTCCAAGTATCTAATGCATCCGTTTCTACCATTATGTCTTGGCTCTTGACCTCAGGGCCTGTCAGAGCAGGCACTGATGCCCAGGGGCTTAGGAACGGGCATAGCTTGTGGTTGTTGAGGGAAAAAGGCAACCTCAGGGTAGGGAGACAAACCGGCTGAGAGGTTCTGTTATAGTTAGAGGTAAGGAGAAGTAGTCAGCATCGTAAACAGAGGCTATGTAGTGCCTCGAGGGTTACAGACAACCTTGAGCCCCGTCAGTGAGAGCATATTTGGGAGAATTAGAGAAAAGGTGGCCCAGGACAGAGTAAAGGGCCCCAGAACTCACAAGGAGGCTGAAAGGCCTCTTCCTTAACAAGAGGTCTGTGTTCTTCTGCAGGTTCTTGATTTCCCTCAGCCACAGGACTCTCCGTCTTCTGTGTAGTGTCTGCGTGCCTGAGCAGAGGAGTTAGGTTGTGAAGGCAAAGGCAGTGGAGGTAATCGGTGCTCGGCAGCACAGCAGACACAAACCTTCACATGAACTCAACGGACTTCAGCATGGAGCTAGCTCTGTCCTCAGAGCAAGCACACAGGTGCCTAAGAGCCTGTGAGTTTGCGTGTTAACTTCCACGAAGCCTCTCTCACACCGCAGTTCCATCCCTACAGACCCTTCCTGTCAGGCCCCACAGTATTCATGGATCTCACGTCCTTCCCACCAGACTGGAAAGTtagctatttctgtttttaggtcctagtcttccttcttattagCTGGAAGGAATTAGGCAGTATCGAGTACAAATCCCTTGTCTTGATTATCCTGAAGccctgggaagtggagacagttGGCTAACATTCATTAGAGACCAAGTTGGGACCTTGGAAATGGCGTAACTCAGTGCTACTGTCAGGAATGTGGATGGTGAAGCCACAGAGTTTGGTAAAATTTCaaattctcattagaaaacaaaaatacaaaattaaaaacaaaaaaaaccaaataaaccaaacaaaacaaaccattcgGCTCTGGAGCTGTGGCTCTGTGTTCAAGTGCTTGGTTAAGCAAGCACGaagccatgggttcaatcccccacaacacaaagaaaaaacactTCGAACTCTAAAAGGTTGAAGAAGAAACTTAACTGATACtagattaattaaaatgaaaaaatacaaaaatacaaaaaaatataaaaatgaaaaatgtaaaaatgttcttCTCAAAACCTGAAAGATACACCCTAAATTCACCAGAGGGAAATGAATAACCTGAAATACATCTAGCAGAAAACAAGAATGCCAAATGAGTTAAGGACTGAAGATGGTCCAGTGGTCAGAGCATGTactattcttacagaggatctaagtttggttcctagcactcatggcAGGTGGCTCACACTGCCTATAATCACTTGCCTGTAACTTTAGGGCCAGGGCAATCTGGTGATTGGTCCCCTTGGGGACCTGAAttaatgtgcacatacatataattagaaataaaaattgggctggagagatggctcattggctcagagtatttgttgctcttgtagaggacttagGTTTGGTGCTCAGCATCCATATGGTGCTTACAACCATCTAACTCCAATTCAGAGAATCCAACACCCTGACACCTGTGTCTGAcctctgtaggtgtgtgtgtgaatatacatatatatggtatatatgtatatatacacactcacatatatacatacatacacatatatatgcaggtaaaacacacatataaataaaaaaaaaccacagaaatctTTGTGTGTAGtagctgttttgcctgcatatacatctgtgccccatgtgtatgcctggtacctaCAGAAGTCAGATCCTCTGGCACTGTACTGAAGGTTGTTAGCCACtatgaggtgctgggaatcaaaccctagccagtgctcctaactattAAGCCAATCTCCAGGCcccctaaataaaaataaatcttaaaaacaaaaagataactgAGTTAAATCCAACTCAAGTGTTAGTTACTGAGATAAAACAAGACATTAAATACAATTAGtgataatgaaaataatagtaTAATtgtcaataaatataaataattgacTGATTAAAATGAATATACCTGGCTAATTGAACAGCttggctaaaacaaaacaaaggcataCACACAGGAACTGGCTGGAAGAGCACTTGCCCATTCCATacaaggtcttgggttcaatccctagtccTGCAAAGCAGGACCACTTAACTTAGCTTTAGCTGGGTTGTTTAAGGTCTAGCCAAGAAAGAAGATTCTACCCAAAGCAGTGAGGAACACTGCAGGAAAAAATGGAAGAAGGCAGACGGAGACAGTGCAGAGTGGCCTGTGCCAGGAAGGTAGTGGACACTAAATCATGGCCGTGAAGGTTATAAAGCAAAGACACAGAGCTGTGTCTAGGAGACTGGAGACagtgaagacagagagggagggccCGGCTCTtctatggttgttgttgttgttgtgataaacactaCTTCTGAGaccaacctggggaggaaagggtctatttggctTACATTCTATCAtcaagagaagccagggcaggagctcaaggcaggaatctggaggcagaaaccttggagggatgctgcttactgacccGCTCCTCTAGCTTTCTCAGTTCAAGTCCACCTACCCAGATAGGAGGtggtagcaccacccacagtggacagagCCCTCCGACATCAATaggtaatttagaaaaaaaaaaaatgcttcatagACACGGCTACAAGCCAGCCAGTCTGACTGAGGTTCATTCCTCAGCTGAAGTTTCCCCTTCCTGGGTGACGAAGTTTGTATCAGACTGTCAACTGAAGCTCGTTAGAATGGGCCATAACTAAGAGATCAACGACAAATACTCCTCCTGCCCACCACTTGCGGGATCTTGGGGACAGGGGTGTTGTtaacaggcacacactcacagaaaataaagacaacGCAACCAGAGACCACCAAAGAATGTGGCTGACACCAGAAGAAGGAGCCAAAGTCAAGAATCAAAATAAACTACACCCAAGGAGTTTGAGTAGAGGAGAGACCTGGGTGCCATGCTGCATGCTTGCAATCggtgcttgagaggcagaggtaggaggctagccaaggctacacggtGAGACCTTATTCTCTCCCAGGAAGATTTTGAGAAATATAAGAGGAAGAGAGCTCTAAGATTCATGATGCAAGAACAGGTGTTTACGAAACAAAAGTGACCCGAGATGACACGGAAAGAACTGGATCCAGACACACTGAGGCTGGATCTCAGAAGTCAACATAAGCAGTTGGGAACCAGAGAATTTCCAGCAAGACTTACATATGAAGGCTCTTTCCTCCAGCCGGCCCCACAGGCCCTCACCTACAACTCCAACacctgggatgcagagacagggtGTCCTGagctcaaggttagcctgggatcCAAGGGAGTCACTGTCACATCacaaatggttttattttattctatgtgtatgcagtatgcctgtgtgtgcagtgcctgcagaggtcagaaggatcccctggaactggagttacaaatggctgtgagctgttATGTAGCAAGGTAGCAAGAGCAACACAAAGTCCCTTACAGCACAAAAGGAAGATATGTCCAAAGACCACATGAAAGAAGGGTTGACGTGGGAAAAGGAGGGACACCTAGGCAAGGCCTGTGAGTGGGAGAGCCGAGGCtgaaggaagtggaagagggagaaacaaaacaaaacaaaacaacaacaacaacaaaaaccaccaagTAGCTGGAAAGCAAGTTTACCAGAGAAGGGCAGTAGGAGAGCCAAGAAGTGGGTGAGCGCATCTGAGGTAAAACTTTTCTCTAAGATAAGAGtaatgggccgggca is a window from the Mastomys coucha isolate ucsf_1 unplaced genomic scaffold, UCSF_Mcou_1 pScaffold6, whole genome shotgun sequence genome containing:
- the Cenpa gene encoding histone H3-like centromeric protein A; the protein is MGPRRKPRTPRRRSSSPEPGPSRPSESPRREPRIPTGRPSGPAPGPSRRSSGVGTQTLHRRRRVLWLREIKNLQKNTDLLLRKRPFSLLVREICGKFSRGVDLYWQAQALLALQEAAEAFLVHLFEDAYLLSLHAGRVTLFPKDIQLTRRIRGIEGGLG